In Clostridium sp. JN-1, one genomic interval encodes:
- a CDS encoding phosphoenolpyruvate synthase yields the protein MEKRYTLFFDETDKKDLPLVGGKGANLGEMTLAGFPVPFGFCVTTEGYKEFIHYNNLSEFIAQTIKVASLDNINKIGKQIREKIQQSAVPEKVEQEIIKSFNKLGADNYYAVRSSATAEDLAFASFAGQQDTYLNIMGEKALLNSVRNCWASLFTDRAILYRIQNKIEHEKVHMSVVVQKMVLPQVSGIMFTADPILGHRKLISIDASYGLGEALVSGLVSPDIYKYNKRSSEIESKTIAEKKLAIMPIRGGGTKKVEITAEKAASQVLQDSQIKNLAELGMAIEKHYGCPQDIEWCLKNGKLYIVQSRAITSLFPMPQPMPKDEALHVYVSFNHFQVMTAPISPLGIDMLRMIFPFDKGARSAEEYRVIKSAAGRIYLDLSDILQYKKPREVISSFLKNADALMSQALKELINRPDFETEIKKNKNSGKALRKFFKPIVFKSIKNITYRKPEGTVEFVKSYIDKRTKEAAKAVNSAKQGIEKLEAIYKSADFSDDFRVLLPIMAPAMLSFKALEAQEEKLLLEHKYVDIIIKGLEGNITTEMGLLVGDLADMVRKSPDLIREFTNEDYITLIDRINKLKDNNEFKKKFNTFIDIYDMRAAGEIDMAKDRWIENPEPLAKAIISIVNTSEEGIHRKEHKETIERAKKASAELIKEVEENHGKVKGKVVRRMVRVLRNYMPIREHPKYLIMKLILTYKKAFLEEARLLVEKGHLLEEKDIFYVGFWELYKAIQNNYSLVELVKLRKEEYEHFNKLTPPRLITSDGEEIKAGYKRENLPEGALPGMPVSSGVIEGIARVITDPSKTSINKGEILVAPFTDPGWTPLFINAAGLVMEVGGLLTHGTVVAREYGIPAVVGITEATKKIKTGQKIRVDGNAGFVMIIEE from the coding sequence ATGGAAAAAAGGTATACTTTATTCTTTGATGAGACAGATAAAAAAGACTTGCCTCTTGTAGGAGGTAAAGGTGCAAACCTAGGTGAAATGACACTGGCAGGTTTCCCTGTACCTTTTGGATTTTGTGTGACAACAGAAGGCTATAAGGAATTCATACACTATAACAATCTGTCAGAATTCATAGCTCAGACAATTAAAGTTGCAAGTCTTGATAACATAAATAAAATTGGGAAGCAAATAAGAGAGAAAATACAGCAATCAGCTGTACCTGAAAAAGTGGAACAGGAAATAATAAAATCATTTAACAAGCTAGGAGCAGACAACTACTATGCAGTTAGATCAAGCGCCACAGCAGAAGACTTAGCTTTTGCCTCTTTTGCTGGTCAGCAGGACACCTATCTTAATATCATGGGAGAAAAAGCCCTACTAAACTCAGTAAGAAACTGCTGGGCATCACTGTTTACAGATAGAGCTATATTATATAGAATTCAAAATAAAATTGAACATGAAAAGGTTCATATGTCAGTAGTTGTTCAAAAGATGGTACTGCCTCAAGTATCAGGAATTATGTTTACGGCGGACCCTATATTAGGTCACAGAAAGCTCATATCCATAGATGCAAGCTACGGTTTAGGAGAAGCTCTTGTTTCCGGTTTAGTATCCCCTGACATATATAAATATAATAAAAGAAGTTCAGAGATAGAAAGTAAAACAATTGCTGAGAAAAAACTTGCTATAATGCCGATTAGAGGCGGTGGCACAAAAAAAGTCGAGATAACAGCTGAGAAAGCAGCAAGCCAAGTTCTTCAGGACTCACAGATAAAAAATCTTGCCGAATTAGGCATGGCAATAGAAAAGCACTACGGCTGCCCACAGGACATTGAGTGGTGTCTTAAAAATGGCAAGCTGTATATAGTTCAAAGCCGTGCTATTACCTCATTATTTCCTATGCCGCAGCCTATGCCAAAGGATGAGGCTCTGCATGTCTATGTTTCCTTTAACCATTTTCAAGTTATGACAGCCCCTATTTCACCACTTGGAATTGACATGCTTAGAATGATTTTTCCTTTTGACAAAGGAGCTAGAAGTGCCGAGGAATATAGAGTAATAAAGTCAGCAGCAGGCAGAATATATCTTGATTTAAGTGATATTCTTCAATATAAAAAACCTAGAGAGGTTATATCTTCATTTCTCAAAAATGCTGATGCCTTGATGTCACAAGCTTTAAAAGAGCTTATAAACAGGCCTGACTTTGAAACAGAAATTAAAAAGAACAAAAACTCAGGGAAAGCCTTAAGAAAATTCTTTAAGCCTATAGTTTTCAAATCTATAAAAAATATTACCTACAGAAAACCTGAGGGTACTGTTGAATTTGTAAAAAGCTATATAGATAAGCGAACAAAAGAAGCGGCTAAGGCTGTTAATAGTGCAAAGCAAGGCATAGAAAAACTTGAAGCTATATATAAGTCTGCAGACTTTTCTGATGATTTTCGGGTGTTGCTTCCAATAATGGCTCCTGCAATGTTAAGCTTTAAAGCTCTTGAAGCACAGGAAGAAAAGCTGCTTTTAGAACACAAATATGTTGATATTATAATTAAAGGCCTGGAGGGCAATATAACCACAGAAATGGGTCTTCTTGTTGGAGACCTAGCTGATATGGTTAGAAAATCACCTGATTTAATAAGAGAATTTACAAATGAGGATTATATCACTTTAATTGATAGAATAAACAAACTAAAGGACAATAATGAATTTAAAAAGAAGTTTAATACCTTTATTGATATATACGACATGAGGGCTGCTGGTGAAATAGACATGGCAAAGGATAGATGGATAGAGAATCCTGAACCTCTAGCAAAGGCAATTATATCTATAGTTAATACCTCAGAGGAAGGCATCCACAGAAAAGAGCATAAGGAAACTATTGAAAGAGCAAAGAAAGCTTCAGCAGAACTCATTAAAGAAGTAGAAGAAAATCACGGAAAAGTAAAAGGCAAAGTAGTAAGACGTATGGTAAGGGTATTAAGAAACTATATGCCAATTAGAGAACATCCTAAATATTTAATAATGAAGCTTATTCTGACCTATAAGAAAGCCTTCTTAGAAGAAGCAAGGCTGCTAGTTGAAAAAGGCCATCTTTTAGAAGAAAAGGATATATTCTATGTAGGCTTCTGGGAGCTTTATAAGGCAATACAAAATAATTATAGCCTTGTAGAACTTGTAAAACTGAGGAAAGAGGAATATGAGCACTTTAATAAGCTAACCCCTCCTCGCCTCATAACTAGTGATGGTGAAGAAATCAAAGCAGGCTATAAAAGAGAGAACCTTCCTGAAGGTGCACTACCCGGCATGCCCGTTTCCTCAGGAGTTATTGAAGGTATCGCAAGAGTAATCACTGACCCCTCAAAGACTTCTATAAATAAAGGCGAAATTCTAGTAGCACCTTTTACAGACCCAGGCTGGACACCATTATTTATAAATGCAGCTGGTCTTGTTATGGAGGTTGGAGGTTTACTCACTCACGGTACTGTGGTTGCTAGAGAATACGGAATACCAGCAGTAGTTGGAATTACGGAAGCTACTAAGAAAATCAAGACAGGTCAGAAAATAAGAGTTGATGGTAATGCTGGATTTGTCATGATAATTGAAGAATAG
- the nadC gene encoding carboxylating nicotinate-nucleotide diphosphorylase, producing MNYLIVDKLIENALIEDINYGDITTDTLFSGDEISKGKFVAKECGVIAGIDVAKRVFEFLDKSVNFKILINDGLSVKEGDIIAEVEGSSKSILKAERVALNILQRMSGIATKTNKIVNLVKDYDVKIADTRKTLPGFRMLDKYSVKVGGGYNHRLNLSDFVMIKDNHIQAVGSITEAVKRINDKVGFTTKIEVEVENLDQLREAMKTKVDVIMLDNMDIKTMKEAVKLAHGKFILEASGNVTEENIKNVAATGVDIISLGALTHSVNALDISLKF from the coding sequence TTGAATTATTTAATAGTAGATAAATTAATTGAAAATGCACTTATAGAAGATATCAATTATGGTGATATAACCACAGACACCTTATTTTCTGGTGATGAAATTTCAAAAGGGAAATTTGTTGCAAAAGAATGTGGTGTAATTGCTGGAATTGATGTTGCAAAAAGGGTTTTTGAATTCTTAGATAAGAGTGTTAACTTTAAAATACTTATAAATGATGGTCTAAGTGTAAAAGAGGGTGACATTATTGCAGAAGTAGAAGGATCATCCAAATCAATATTAAAGGCAGAAAGAGTTGCCTTAAATATACTTCAAAGGATGTCTGGAATTGCAACTAAAACCAATAAAATTGTAAACTTAGTTAAGGATTACGATGTTAAAATAGCTGACACTCGAAAAACTCTTCCTGGTTTTAGAATGTTAGATAAGTATTCTGTAAAAGTTGGAGGAGGTTACAACCACAGATTGAATTTATCCGATTTTGTAATGATTAAGGACAATCATATACAGGCAGTTGGTTCTATAACTGAAGCTGTTAAAAGAATAAATGACAAAGTTGGTTTTACAACTAAAATTGAAGTTGAAGTTGAAAATTTAGATCAGCTAAGAGAAGCAATGAAAACTAAAGTTGATGTAATCATGCTTGATAATATGGATATTAAAACTATGAAGGAAGCAGTAAAGCTTGCTCACGGTAAATTTATTTTAGAGGCTTCAGGAAATGTTACAGAAGAAAATATAAAAAACGTTGCAGCAACTGGCGTGGATATAATATCACTTGGAGCCCTCACCCATTCTGTAAATGCACTCGATATAAGTTTAAAATTTTAA
- a CDS encoding amidase domain-containing protein — MKNLLYSREKAVNYAINYTVVPNPAFKYFVLYGENGGDCTNFISQCLNAGGAPMIFSGENPWWYSNNNTPNLSDDKWSISWAVAGSLYWYLKNSYAKNLYGVKGKEVPSVSMLEPGDIISYQDSKGIIAHSAIITSFDDYGNPLIAQHTPNVLNIPYIKSWAAKMFFLKISL, encoded by the coding sequence ATGAAAAATCTATTATATTCTAGAGAAAAGGCTGTAAACTACGCTATAAACTATACCGTAGTACCAAATCCTGCTTTTAAGTACTTTGTCTTATATGGTGAAAATGGTGGTGACTGTACAAACTTCATTTCTCAATGTTTAAATGCTGGAGGTGCTCCAATGATTTTTTCAGGTGAAAATCCATGGTGGTATTCCAATAATAACACTCCAAATTTATCAGACGATAAGTGGTCCATCTCATGGGCAGTTGCCGGCTCACTTTATTGGTATCTAAAAAATAGTTATGCTAAAAATTTATATGGAGTCAAAGGAAAAGAAGTCCCTTCTGTAAGCATGCTCGAACCTGGTGATATAATATCTTACCAAGATTCAAAAGGAATAATAGCTCATTCCGCAATCATCACTTCTTTTGATGATTACGGAAATCCTTTAATAGCTCAACATACACCTAATGTTTTGAATATACCTTATATAAAAAGCTGGGCAGCAAAAATGTTTTTTCTCAAAATTTCACTATAA
- a CDS encoding GGGtGRT protein, translating into MALFESYERRIDQIIPVLKKYGMNSVEEAKAVCDEKGVDAYNIVKSTQPICFENACWAYTVGAAIAIKKGCKKAADAAEAIGEGLQSFCIPGSVADDRKVGLGHGNLAAMLLREETKCFAFLAGHESFAAAEGAIKIAGAANKVRKTPLKVILNGLGKDAAYIISRINGFTYVQTKFDYYTGKLTIVKEIAYSKGDRAKVKCYGADDVREGVAIMHHEGVDVSITGNSTNPTRFQHPVAGTYKKECIQMGKKYFSVASGGGTGRTLHPDNMGAGPASYGMTDTMGRMHSDAQFAGSSSVPAHVEMMGLIGMGNNPMVGASVAVAVAVEEAMNK; encoded by the coding sequence ATGGCATTATTTGAAAGTTATGAAAGAAGAATAGATCAAATTATACCAGTACTTAAGAAGTATGGTATGAATTCCGTAGAAGAAGCTAAGGCTGTTTGTGATGAAAAAGGAGTAGATGCCTACAACATAGTTAAATCAACACAGCCAATATGTTTTGAAAATGCTTGCTGGGCTTACACTGTAGGTGCTGCAATAGCTATAAAAAAAGGATGTAAAAAAGCTGCTGATGCTGCTGAAGCAATTGGAGAAGGACTGCAATCATTCTGTATCCCTGGTTCAGTTGCAGATGACAGAAAAGTTGGACTTGGACACGGAAATCTTGCAGCAATGTTACTTAGGGAAGAAACTAAATGTTTTGCTTTCTTAGCAGGACATGAATCCTTTGCAGCAGCAGAAGGTGCTATAAAAATAGCAGGAGCTGCTAACAAAGTAAGAAAGACTCCACTTAAAGTTATATTAAATGGTCTTGGAAAAGATGCTGCTTACATAATTTCAAGAATAAATGGTTTTACTTATGTTCAAACAAAATTTGACTACTATACTGGAAAATTAACTATAGTTAAAGAAATAGCTTATTCAAAAGGTGACAGAGCAAAAGTTAAATGCTATGGTGCTGATGATGTTAGAGAAGGTGTTGCAATAATGCACCATGAGGGCGTTGATGTATCAATAACTGGTAACTCAACTAACCCAACAAGATTCCAGCATCCAGTTGCAGGAACATATAAAAAAGAATGTATTCAAATGGGTAAGAAATACTTCTCAGTTGCATCAGGCGGTGGTACTGGAAGAACTCTTCATCCAGACAATATGGGAGCAGGCCCAGCTTCTTATGGTATGACAGATACTATGGGAAGAATGCATTCAGATGCTCAATTTGCAGGTTCTTCATCAGTTCCAGCTCATGTTGAAATGATGGGACTTATCGGAATGGGCAACAACCCAATGGTTGGAGCTTCCGTTGCAGTAGCTGTTGCAGTTGAAGAAGCTATGAATAAATAA
- the nadA gene encoding quinolinate synthase NadA: protein MDNNILVNEINRLKKEKNACILAHNYQLPEVQDIADIVGDSFALSRAAAKMDNEVIVFCGVKFMAESAKILSPNKRVLLPSKYAGCPLADCIDEEQLMMEKEKHPDAAVVCYINSSTEVKAISDICCTSSNAVKVIESIDKNKILFVPDENLASFAAEKVTDKEIIPWTSGHCITHARITMEDVKKVKNDHPEAEILVHPEVPKVIRDNADFVGSTSQIIDYAKNSQNSEFIIGTEMGVLHKMENDNPEKKFYLLSSKLICQNMKMTTLKEVHNSLLNMEHEIFVPDEIRLKALSSLEKMLKIE, encoded by the coding sequence ATGGATAATAACATTTTGGTAAATGAAATAAATAGGTTAAAGAAAGAGAAAAACGCTTGTATATTAGCACATAATTATCAACTACCAGAAGTTCAAGATATAGCAGACATCGTAGGTGATTCTTTTGCACTTAGCCGTGCTGCTGCAAAAATGGATAATGAAGTTATTGTATTTTGCGGTGTTAAATTTATGGCAGAAAGTGCAAAGATACTTTCCCCAAACAAAAGGGTTCTACTGCCTTCAAAATATGCAGGATGTCCTTTAGCAGATTGTATAGATGAAGAACAGCTAATGATGGAAAAGGAAAAGCACCCTGATGCAGCTGTAGTATGTTATATAAACTCTTCAACTGAAGTTAAAGCTATAAGTGATATATGCTGTACTTCTTCTAATGCAGTTAAAGTTATAGAAAGTATAGATAAAAATAAGATATTATTTGTGCCAGACGAAAATCTTGCAAGTTTCGCGGCTGAAAAGGTTACAGACAAAGAAATCATACCATGGACAAGTGGTCACTGTATAACTCATGCCAGAATAACCATGGAAGATGTTAAAAAAGTAAAAAATGATCATCCTGAAGCTGAAATACTGGTACATCCTGAAGTTCCAAAAGTAATAAGAGATAATGCTGACTTTGTAGGAAGTACTTCGCAGATAATTGACTATGCAAAGAATTCTCAAAACAGTGAATTTATCATAGGTACTGAAATGGGAGTACTGCACAAAATGGAGAATGATAACCCTGAAAAGAAATTTTATTTATTAAGTTCAAAACTCATATGTCAAAACATGAAAATGACTACACTTAAAGAAGTTCATAATTCCCTTTTAAATATGGAACATGAAATATTTGTTCCTGATGAAATTAGATTAAAGGCGCTTAGTTCTCTTGAAAAAATGCTTAAAATTGAATAA
- a CDS encoding L-aspartate oxidase gives MKRRYLVNYNNSCGTKNFDVVIIGAGIGGIYTALMLPKSLKIAVLSKKDIYDCDSYLAQGGIAASIDDDKRELHVKDTMNAGCYVNDVDAVNVLVNESDEAIDSLVDLGVNFDKDENGNFYRSFEGNHSIPRILHVHGDSTGKGIMESLIKKAKAAPNIEIMSNIFALDIVDSKNIYTGITAFYNDKLIYLKSKCCVIASGGIGQLFSKTTNADVLTGDGIAMAIRADVDLADMEYIQFHPTALYSKKHNFEKMFLISEAVRGEGAVLRNKSGSRFMEEYDKRMELAPRDIVARAISDQMEKSDSDYVYLDATMYDKNFLKNRFNKIYTECENNNIEIYKDYIPVTPAQHYFMGGIKVDLFGRTSMENLYAVGECSCTGVHGANRLASNSLVEAVVFGKRIANDIKYRIKDIYEHANENINFEVEEKSFNFSKLKNDLKTIMENNVGIVRTIDNVKFASKAVNEVLCKLENMNFRDLEGVEVYNMYEAAKSVIDAVLESHSSLGSNYIEDYSKEKLVLR, from the coding sequence ATGAAAAGAAGATATCTAGTAAATTACAATAATTCCTGTGGCACCAAAAATTTTGACGTAGTTATAATTGGAGCAGGAATAGGCGGCATCTACACAGCTTTGATGCTTCCTAAGAGTTTAAAAATAGCTGTTTTAAGTAAAAAAGACATATACGATTGTGACTCATATCTTGCTCAAGGAGGAATTGCTGCAAGCATAGATGATGATAAAAGAGAGCTGCATGTAAAGGATACTATGAATGCAGGCTGCTATGTAAATGACGTTGATGCAGTAAACGTACTTGTGAATGAATCCGATGAAGCTATAGACAGTCTTGTAGATCTTGGAGTCAATTTTGACAAAGATGAAAATGGCAACTTTTATAGATCATTTGAAGGAAATCATTCTATTCCTAGAATCTTGCATGTACACGGTGATTCTACTGGAAAAGGTATAATGGAAAGTTTGATAAAAAAAGCTAAAGCTGCTCCAAATATAGAGATAATGTCAAATATATTTGCTTTAGATATTGTGGACAGCAAAAATATTTATACTGGAATAACTGCATTTTACAACGATAAACTTATCTATTTAAAATCAAAATGCTGCGTTATTGCATCAGGTGGAATAGGTCAGTTATTTTCAAAGACTACAAATGCAGACGTACTTACAGGTGATGGAATTGCAATGGCAATAAGAGCAGATGTAGATTTAGCTGATATGGAGTACATCCAGTTTCACCCTACTGCCTTGTATTCTAAAAAACATAACTTTGAAAAAATGTTTCTCATATCTGAAGCAGTAAGGGGAGAAGGTGCTGTACTTAGAAATAAATCTGGCAGCAGATTTATGGAAGAGTACGATAAGAGAATGGAACTCGCACCTAGAGATATTGTAGCTAGAGCTATTAGTGATCAAATGGAAAAAAGTGATTCAGATTATGTTTATTTGGATGCAACCATGTACGATAAAAATTTTTTAAAAAATAGATTTAATAAAATTTATACAGAATGTGAAAATAACAATATAGAAATTTACAAAGATTATATACCTGTAACTCCAGCCCAGCATTATTTTATGGGTGGAATTAAAGTTGACTTGTTTGGAAGAACAAGTATGGAAAATCTATATGCTGTTGGAGAATGTTCTTGTACTGGAGTTCATGGAGCAAATAGACTTGCAAGTAACTCCTTAGTGGAAGCTGTTGTCTTTGGAAAACGAATTGCCAATGATATTAAATATAGAATTAAAGATATATATGAACATGCTAATGAGAATATTAATTTCGAAGTTGAAGAAAAAAGTTTTAATTTTTCAAAGTTAAAAAATGATTTAAAAACAATTATGGAAAACAATGTTGGTATAGTTAGAACAATTGATAATGTTAAATTTGCATCAAAAGCTGTGAATGAAGTTCTATGTAAACTTGAAAATATGAATTTTAGAGACTTAGAAGGAGTAGAAGTTTATAATATGTATGAAGCTGCCAAAAGTGTTATTGATGCTGTTTTAGAATCTCACTCTTCGCTTGGAAGCAATTACATTGAAGACTACTCTAAAGAAAAATTAGTTTTGAGGTGA
- the cbiM gene encoding cobalt transporter CbiM: MHIPDNYLSPSTCAFMGAVMLPVWSMSIKKVKENITKKKMPLLGIGGAFSFLIMMFNVPVPGGTTAHAVGGTLVAIFLGPEAACISVSIALLIQALLFGDGGILAYGANCFNMAFILPLVGYYIYNFAKSRLKFAKGEYLSAFLGSYIGINAAALCASIMFGIQPLLFKDAAGMPMYSPYSLSVSIPAMLIPHMTVAGVLEGLVTAGVFAYVKKASPDMIYQGNNGESKPIYGVIIAMIILTPLGLLAKATAWGEWGADEIKDIVGFVPSGIKNGFNFNAFMQDYGVKGIPETAGYVLSAVAGVAILIIIFKLISSLKKKNINI, translated from the coding sequence ATGCACATTCCAGATAATTATTTAAGTCCATCAACCTGTGCTTTTATGGGTGCTGTAATGCTTCCAGTTTGGAGCATGTCTATTAAAAAAGTAAAAGAGAATATAACTAAAAAGAAAATGCCACTTCTTGGCATAGGAGGAGCATTTTCATTCTTAATTATGATGTTTAATGTACCAGTACCAGGAGGTACGACTGCTCATGCAGTAGGAGGTACTTTGGTAGCAATTTTTCTAGGCCCAGAGGCTGCGTGTATTTCAGTATCTATTGCTCTTTTGATTCAGGCTCTGTTATTTGGAGACGGAGGTATTTTAGCATATGGGGCAAATTGCTTTAATATGGCATTTATATTGCCACTTGTTGGATACTATATTTATAATTTTGCTAAATCAAGGCTAAAGTTTGCCAAAGGAGAATATTTATCTGCCTTTTTAGGTTCATATATTGGAATTAATGCAGCAGCACTTTGTGCATCTATAATGTTCGGTATTCAACCTTTATTATTTAAAGATGCAGCAGGAATGCCAATGTATTCTCCATATTCGCTTTCAGTATCAATACCTGCTATGCTAATACCACATATGACTGTGGCAGGAGTTTTAGAAGGATTAGTAACAGCCGGGGTATTTGCATATGTTAAAAAAGCATCACCAGATATGATTTATCAAGGGAATAATGGTGAATCCAAACCAATTTATGGAGTGATTATTGCAATGATAATTCTAACACCACTTGGTCTTTTAGCAAAGGCAACAGCATGGGGTGAATGGGGTGCAGATGAAATAAAGGATATTGTAGGTTTTGTGCCATCAGGAATTAAGAATGGATTTAATTTTAATGCATTTATGCAGGATTATGGAGTAAAGGGTATACCAGAAACGGCTGGTTATGTCTTATCGGCTGTGGCAGGAGTGGCTATATTGATTATTATTTTTAAATTAATTAGTAGTTTGAAGAAGAAAAATATTAACATTTAA
- a CDS encoding DUF3842 family protein produces the protein MKIAVVDAQGAGLGQTIIKKIRKEINQDIYIIALGTNTFATSNMVKSGANVGISGEIAICDFCKKNKIDSIIGPIGIICNGGINGEITSMISTSIFSMDCTKYILPLQKHGIYIPGTRNLQIKDIIEEIVLNIKNNIERALM, from the coding sequence ATGAAAATTGCTGTAGTAGACGCACAAGGAGCAGGCCTTGGACAAACTATTATAAAGAAAATCCGTAAAGAAATAAACCAGGATATTTATATCATAGCACTCGGTACAAATACATTCGCTACTTCAAACATGGTAAAATCAGGTGCTAATGTTGGCATAAGTGGAGAAATAGCGATCTGTGATTTTTGTAAAAAAAATAAAATTGATAGTATAATAGGCCCGATTGGAATAATCTGTAATGGTGGTATAAATGGAGAAATTACATCTATGATTTCCACGTCAATATTTAGTATGGATTGTACTAAATATATACTTCCACTACAAAAACATGGTATTTATATACCAGGCACAAGAAATCTTCAAATCAAAGATATTATTGAAGAAATTGTACTTAATATAAAAAATAATATAGAAAGAGCTCTGATGTAA